A region from the Aliarcobacter thereius LMG 24486 genome encodes:
- a CDS encoding methyl-accepting chemotaxis protein, with the protein MKKTTINLRFTLINLFFTLLALVIGYLILNSYKNSLENNIYEGVVKDLRNLNDIRVGSKLDVGISNAVSIVNDSNIQDALLYKDRKLAIKALESLSLNMRENTPFKNIKIHLHTRDNNSFLRSWNIDSFGDDLSSFRASVVEVNKNKKVLNGFEIGNAGLELRAVVPVFKGSTHVGSIEFMQGLNSIAKDFKDDNRAYLVLMDSKLARASYDKNNLLNEYIISQKFIDEEFLKDAKNINFKKLLNDNYLISKNYFYTYKNIVDFQGKELGITLLAEPIKDVEQAINQASKIVYVALTILVLALIGTMIVSLISMKRSIIKPILNLKKSIDSIKDNSKNATRIEIDSEDEIGEVVNSFNSYLDSIEAGIRKDQIVIDETKDIIEKVNAGLYNDSVKGKANSSRVNSLVSEINTMIEKTQSNLTQVSDALVALSHAKFDYKVPEIKDTTGIIASLLSGIRVTQSSINEVMCLIDKSTIELTQSSSQLEDASKTLSQSSNIQAASLEETAAAIEEISATITRSSQNASNMAKQATNVTESTNQGLALAEQTAISMDEINKEVSEINEAISVIDNIAFQTNILSLNAAVEAATAGEAGKGFAVVAQEVRNLANRSAEAANEIKLIVEKATLKAREGKNTTNRMIEGFNELHESINITIGLIEDVSTASKEQQQAMEQITSTVNSLDQATQKNASLASNISEMAIQSSKLAINLNETINQTSFDKNAYKRICDTSMIIDINKLKSDHIVFKNNNFAACKEGHICTVTSSKDCNLGKWILANSNRNFAKTSEWEELNKAHDLVHSLVQETIVLYSNSRPNSEIFKVTNEIEKNTQIVFEMLNKVREINCNN; encoded by the coding sequence ATGAAAAAAACAACTATAAATTTACGATTTACACTTATAAATCTATTCTTCACATTATTAGCATTAGTTATTGGATATTTAATACTAAATAGCTATAAAAATAGTTTAGAAAATAATATTTATGAAGGTGTAGTAAAAGATTTAAGAAACTTAAATGATATAAGAGTAGGTTCAAAACTTGATGTTGGAATATCAAATGCTGTTTCAATAGTAAATGATTCAAATATACAAGATGCCTTACTTTACAAAGATAGAAAGCTTGCAATAAAAGCTTTGGAATCTTTAAGTCTTAATATGAGAGAAAATACACCTTTTAAGAATATAAAAATCCATCTTCACACTAGAGATAATAACTCTTTTTTAAGATCATGGAATATAGATAGTTTTGGTGATGATTTAAGCTCATTTAGAGCAAGTGTTGTTGAAGTAAATAAAAATAAAAAAGTTTTAAATGGTTTTGAAATTGGAAATGCTGGATTAGAGTTAAGAGCAGTTGTTCCTGTATTTAAAGGTTCAACTCATGTAGGTTCAATAGAATTTATGCAAGGATTAAACTCTATTGCAAAAGATTTTAAAGATGACAATAGAGCATATCTAGTTTTAATGGACTCAAAATTAGCAAGAGCAAGTTATGATAAAAATAATTTATTAAATGAATATATTATCTCTCAAAAATTTATAGATGAAGAGTTTTTAAAAGATGCAAAAAATATTAATTTTAAGAAACTTTTAAATGATAATTATTTAATTTCAAAAAACTATTTTTATACTTACAAAAATATAGTTGATTTTCAAGGTAAAGAACTTGGAATTACTTTACTTGCTGAACCTATAAAAGATGTAGAACAGGCTATAAATCAAGCATCAAAGATAGTATATGTAGCTTTAACTATACTTGTATTAGCTCTTATTGGAACTATGATTGTTTCATTAATTTCTATGAAAAGAAGTATTATAAAACCAATATTAAATCTTAAGAAGTCAATTGATTCTATTAAAGATAATTCAAAAAATGCAACAAGAATAGAAATAGATTCAGAAGATGAAATAGGGGAAGTTGTGAATAGTTTTAATAGCTATTTAGACTCAATTGAAGCAGGGATTAGAAAAGACCAAATTGTTATTGATGAGACTAAAGATATTATTGAAAAGGTTAATGCAGGACTATATAATGATAGTGTAAAAGGAAAAGCAAACTCTTCAAGAGTAAATTCACTTGTAAGTGAAATAAATACAATGATAGAAAAAACACAATCGAATCTAACTCAAGTAAGTGATGCTTTAGTTGCTTTATCTCATGCAAAGTTTGATTATAAAGTTCCAGAGATAAAAGATACAACAGGAATCATAGCTTCACTTTTGAGTGGAATTAGAGTTACACAATCAAGTATAAATGAAGTTATGTGTTTAATTGATAAATCAACTATTGAGCTTACTCAAAGCTCATCACAACTTGAAGATGCATCAAAAACTTTAAGTCAATCTTCAAATATTCAAGCAGCATCATTAGAAGAGACGGCTGCTGCAATTGAAGAGATTAGTGCAACAATAACAAGAAGCAGTCAAAATGCTTCAAATATGGCAAAACAAGCAACAAATGTTACAGAATCAACAAATCAAGGATTAGCTCTTGCAGAACAAACGGCTATTTCAATGGATGAGATTAATAAAGAGGTTTCAGAGATAAATGAAGCAATAAGCGTAATAGATAATATAGCATTTCAAACAAATATCTTAAGTTTAAATGCAGCAGTAGAAGCAGCAACAGCTGGAGAAGCTGGAAAAGGATTTGCAGTTGTAGCACAAGAAGTAAGAAATCTTGCAAATAGAAGTGCAGAAGCTGCAAATGAAATTAAGCTAATTGTAGAAAAAGCTACTTTGAAAGCAAGAGAAGGTAAAAATACTACAAATAGAATGATTGAAGGATTTAATGAACTTCATGAAAGTATTAATATTACAATAGGATTAATTGAAGATGTTTCAACGGCAAGTAAAGAGCAACAGCAAGCTATGGAGCAAATTACTTCTACTGTAAATAGTTTAGATCAAGCAACACAGAAGAATGCAAGTTTAGCTTCAAATATAAGTGAAATGGCAATTCAATCTTCTAAATTAGCTATAAATCTAAATGAAACAATAAATCAAACATCTTTTGATAAAAATGCATATAAAAGAATTTGTGATACAAGTATGATTATTGATATAAATAAATTAAAATCAGATCATATTGTATTTAAAAATAATAATTTTGCAGCTTGTAAAGAGGGACATATTTGCACAGTTACAAGTTCAAAAGATTGTAATTTAGGAAAATGGATACTTGCAAATAGCAATAGAAATTTTGCAAAGACTTCTGAGTGGGAAGAGTTAAACAAAGCCCATGATTTAGTACATAGTTTAGTTCAAGAAACTATTGTTTTATATTCGAACTCAAGACCTAATAGTGAAATATTTAAAGTAACTAATGAGATAGAAAAAAATACACAAATTGTATTTGAAATGTTGAATAAAGTAAGAGAGATTAATTGTAATAACTAA
- a CDS encoding tetraacyldisaccharide 4'-kinase: protein MKQKLIIWFENYLFYPNSFQKLISFLLLPLSFLYIIVILSKRLFAKKIDFSLAIISVGNLIVGGSGKTPITIKLASNYKNVFIILRGYGRESKGFFLVSQNGNILVDVKTSGDEAMLLAKSLKNASVIVSEDRVLGINKAKELGAKIIFLDDAFSKYSIKKFDILLKAKNEPENSFCIPSGAYREPKYFYNKADLILKEGIDFKRVVTIKNALNNSSLESNSKTLLLTAISKPKRLLEFLEKDTKMISFADHHNFTKDELINILEDNRAYKIITTLKDFVKIKEFDKELDLSVFYLMHLDIVFTNESTFNTINSYIKEFE, encoded by the coding sequence TTGAAACAAAAACTTATTATATGGTTTGAAAACTATCTCTTTTATCCAAATAGTTTTCAAAAACTTATCTCTTTTTTACTTCTTCCACTATCATTTTTATATATTATTGTAATTTTATCAAAACGACTTTTTGCGAAAAAAATTGATTTTTCTTTAGCTATTATCTCAGTTGGAAACTTAATTGTTGGTGGAAGTGGAAAAACTCCAATTACTATAAAACTAGCTTCAAACTATAAAAATGTTTTTATTATTTTAAGAGGTTATGGAAGAGAATCAAAAGGATTTTTTTTAGTTTCGCAAAATGGAAATATATTAGTAGATGTAAAAACAAGTGGTGATGAAGCGATGCTCTTAGCTAAAAGTTTAAAAAATGCAAGTGTAATAGTGAGTGAAGATAGAGTTTTAGGAATAAATAAAGCAAAAGAGCTTGGAGCAAAGATTATATTTTTGGATGATGCTTTTTCTAAATATAGTATTAAAAAATTTGATATTTTATTAAAAGCAAAAAATGAACCAGAAAACTCTTTTTGTATTCCAAGTGGTGCATATAGAGAGCCTAAATATTTTTACAATAAAGCTGATTTAATATTAAAAGAAGGTATAGATTTTAAAAGAGTTGTAACTATTAAAAATGCTTTAAACAACTCTTCCTTAGAATCTAATTCAAAAACTCTTCTTTTAACAGCAATTTCAAAGCCAAAAAGACTCTTAGAATTTTTAGAAAAAGATACAAAAATGATCTCTTTTGCTGATCATCATAACTTTACAAAAGATGAATTAATAAATATTTTAGAAGATAATAGAGCTTATAAAATTATTACAACTTTAAAAGATTTTGTAAAGATAAAAGAATTTGATAAAGAGCTAGATTTAAGTGTTTTTTACTTAATGCATCTTGATATAGTATTTACAAATGAATCAACTTTTAACACAATTAATAGCTATATAAAAGAGTTTGAATAA
- the lgt gene encoding prolipoprotein diacylglyceryl transferase, whose product MEFWQNIYSKFDPVAFKLGEISVHWYGIMYALALLSAILIAKWFIQYDKINIKQDIFDSYIWWAEIGVILGARFGYILFYDPNTSYYLTNPWQIFNPYINGVYVGIAGMSYHGAFLGFIIASFLFARRKNISFWFLTDIAVLGVSAAYIFGRIGNFINQELVGRVTELPWGIYVDGVLRHPSQLYEAILEGLFVFLILLYFRNKKRFDGELALLYGILYAIARIIAEFFREPDSQLGFLVGNWLTMGILQSSFILFICLYIYFIKFKNLRIKK is encoded by the coding sequence ATGGAATTTTGGCAAAATATATACTCAAAGTTTGATCCCGTTGCATTTAAATTAGGTGAAATTTCTGTTCATTGGTATGGAATTATGTATGCTTTAGCACTTTTAAGTGCTATTCTTATAGCAAAGTGGTTTATACAATATGATAAAATCAATATAAAACAAGATATTTTTGATTCATATATTTGGTGGGCAGAAATTGGAGTTATTTTAGGTGCAAGATTTGGATATATACTATTTTATGATCCAAATACTAGCTACTATTTAACAAACCCTTGGCAGATTTTTAATCCTTATATAAATGGTGTTTATGTTGGAATTGCTGGAATGAGTTATCATGGAGCATTTTTAGGATTTATAATAGCTAGTTTTCTTTTTGCAAGAAGAAAAAATATCTCTTTTTGGTTTTTAACAGATATTGCAGTTCTGGGAGTTAGTGCTGCATATATTTTTGGAAGAATTGGGAATTTTATAAATCAAGAACTTGTAGGAAGAGTTACAGAACTTCCTTGGGGAATTTATGTAGATGGAGTTTTAAGACATCCATCTCAACTATATGAAGCTATTTTAGAAGGACTTTTTGTATTTTTAATACTATTATATTTTAGAAATAAAAAGAGATTTGATGGAGAATTAGCTTTACTATACGGAATTTTATATGCAATTGCTAGAATTATTGCAGAGTTCTTTAGAGAACCTGACTCTCAATTAGGATTTTTAGTAGGAAATTGGCTAACTATGGGAATATTACAATCATCTTTTATATTATTTATATGTTTATATATTTATTTTATAAAGTTTAAAAACCTAAGAATAAAAAAGTAA
- a CDS encoding (Fe-S)-binding protein, which translates to MNKFDYTKISDDCVKCGKCKPVCTIFNINQDEATSPRGFIDLLGAYKRDELELDKTAKEIFESCFLCTNCVEVCPNSLPTDMIIEQVRSDIAKKFGIAWYKRLFFFLLRHRKIMDFMSKLGYMFQTCGIKIDAEKQSATPRFTLPIVKKDRALPYADSISFLNKYPENMKFSKVEKKGKIAIFIGCMSNYTYTNTGDSLVKILKKLEYDIFIPKKQLCCGAPAYFTGAFDTVDYLTKKNIEYFESWIDDVEAVIIPEATCSAMINKDWEHFLHDQPLWKERAIKLSKKIFLATKWLENSTELKEILSKNGKKFDQMVTYHDPCHAKKMQGVWKEPRELLKQNYVLKEMSDSNRCCGFGGVTMQTEKFSFARAAGAPKAAMIKDTKAQIVSAECSACRMQITDSLYNAKVDVVFKNPIELIAEALED; encoded by the coding sequence ATGAATAAATTTGATTATACAAAGATTTCTGATGATTGTGTAAAATGTGGAAAATGTAAACCTGTTTGTACTATTTTTAATATAAATCAAGACGAAGCAACAAGTCCTAGAGGATTTATTGATCTTCTTGGTGCATATAAAAGAGATGAACTTGAACTTGATAAAACTGCTAAAGAGATTTTTGAATCCTGTTTTTTATGTACAAACTGTGTTGAAGTTTGTCCAAATTCACTTCCAACAGATATGATAATAGAACAAGTAAGAAGTGATATTGCAAAAAAATTTGGAATAGCTTGGTATAAAAGATTGTTTTTCTTTTTATTAAGACATAGAAAAATTATGGATTTTATGTCAAAACTTGGATATATGTTTCAGACATGTGGAATTAAAATTGATGCTGAAAAACAGAGTGCAACTCCTAGATTTACTCTTCCAATAGTAAAAAAAGATAGAGCTTTACCATATGCAGATAGTATTAGCTTTTTAAATAAATATCCTGAAAATATGAAATTCAGTAAAGTTGAGAAAAAAGGAAAGATTGCTATTTTTATTGGTTGTATGAGTAACTATACTTACACAAATACAGGAGATAGTTTAGTAAAAATACTTAAAAAACTAGAATATGATATCTTTATCCCAAAAAAACAACTATGCTGTGGAGCACCTGCATATTTTACAGGAGCTTTTGATACAGTTGATTATCTAACTAAAAAAAATATTGAGTATTTTGAATCTTGGATAGATGATGTTGAAGCAGTTATTATCCCTGAAGCTACTTGTAGTGCTATGATAAACAAAGATTGGGAACATTTTTTACATGATCAACCTCTATGGAAAGAGAGAGCTATAAAACTATCAAAAAAGATATTTTTAGCTACAAAATGGCTTGAAAACAGTACAGAATTAAAAGAAATTTTATCAAAAAATGGTAAAAAATTTGATCAAATGGTAACTTATCATGATCCTTGTCATGCTAAGAAAATGCAAGGTGTTTGGAAAGAACCAAGAGAACTTTTAAAACAAAACTATGTTTTAAAAGAGATGAGTGATTCAAATAGATGCTGTGGTTTTGGTGGAGTTACTATGCAAACAGAAAAATTTAGTTTTGCAAGAGCAGCAGGTGCTCCAAAAGCAGCGATGATAAAAGATACAAAAGCACAAATTGTAAGTGCTGAATGTAGTGCTTGTAGAATGCAAATTACAGATAGTTTATATAATGCAAAAGTTGATGTTGTATTTAAAAATCCAATTGAATTAATAGCTGAAGCTTTGGAAGATTAA
- a CDS encoding c-type cytochrome: MKYLFIFLFFNIFLIANEQDNLLFITKPEYGKMLYENPRGIGCNTCHGDKAEGKKIVQFKHILKEDKYLCTLYTPSIKDVSYEVFKDKVNQRKNKKKIFKDDEICEKLIYNSNIMPTYHLTEEEIESIYYYIKSIRK; this comes from the coding sequence ATGAAATATCTCTTTATTTTTTTATTTTTTAATATATTTTTAATTGCAAATGAACAAGATAACTTACTATTTATTACAAAACCTGAATATGGAAAGATGTTATATGAAAATCCAAGAGGAATAGGGTGTAATACTTGTCATGGAGATAAAGCTGAAGGTAAAAAAATAGTTCAATTTAAGCATATTCTTAAAGAAGATAAATATCTTTGTACTTTATATACTCCAAGTATAAAAGATGTGAGTTATGAAGTTTTTAAAGATAAAGTAAATCAAAGAAAAAATAAGAAAAAAATTTTCAAAGATGATGAAATTTGTGAGAAACTCATTTATAATTCAAATATAATGCCTACATATCACCTAACAGAAGAAGAAATAGAATCAATATATTACTACATAAAAAGTATAAGGAAATGA
- a CDS encoding ComEC/Rec2 family competence protein — translation MYKIKEYKKEFFLILFLIICFILNTIFEYYAYKNFKNENIFETEAKIINIYEKDDYDILRLKSKSFDFFSSINKNEDLNKFDYIKVAIDTRKVEFIDYLKGFYTKIIYFDKVFHDKQEDSYIKIKIIENIKQNHTNSQIVELFNTLFLAIPANKELRTIFVNLSISHIIALSGFHLVVLSIVIYWILYFPYSYFHTKYFPFRNKKFDILIVTISILFYYLILTDIVPSLLRAFVLFCLGVFLLRSNIKIVSYMTLLFTFLIVIAFFPRYLFSIGFWFSTSAVFYIYLFVQYFKNLKKWQILIFFNTWMFLIFNPIVHYFFYQTALEQFYSIFLTIAFTVFYPFEIVAHIFNFAEYFDWILIYIFNFRFEVYDTVTPLWFFVLYIIASFASIYSKKAFYILNIMMLGFNFYIYF, via the coding sequence ATGTACAAAATCAAAGAGTATAAAAAAGAGTTTTTTTTAATATTGTTTTTGATTATATGTTTTATATTAAACACTATTTTTGAATACTATGCCTATAAAAACTTTAAAAATGAAAATATTTTTGAGACAGAAGCTAAAATTATTAATATCTATGAAAAAGATGATTATGATATTTTAAGATTAAAAAGTAAGTCATTTGATTTTTTTTCATCAATAAATAAAAATGAAGATTTAAATAAATTTGACTATATAAAAGTAGCAATAGATACAAGAAAAGTTGAATTTATTGATTATTTAAAAGGTTTTTATACAAAAATAATATATTTTGATAAAGTTTTTCATGATAAACAAGAAGACTCTTATATAAAAATAAAAATCATAGAGAATATAAAACAAAATCATACAAATAGTCAAATAGTGGAACTTTTTAATACACTTTTTCTAGCAATTCCAGCAAATAAAGAATTAAGAACTATTTTTGTAAATCTATCAATTAGTCATATTATTGCACTCTCTGGATTTCATCTTGTTGTTTTATCAATTGTTATATATTGGATTTTATATTTTCCTTATAGCTATTTTCATACAAAATATTTTCCATTTAGAAATAAAAAATTTGATATTTTAATAGTAACAATCTCTATTTTATTTTATTATCTTATTCTAACAGATATTGTCCCATCACTTTTAAGAGCTTTTGTACTATTTTGTTTGGGTGTTTTTTTACTTAGATCAAATATAAAAATAGTTTCATATATGACTCTATTATTTACTTTTTTAATAGTTATTGCATTTTTTCCTCGATATCTTTTTTCTATTGGATTTTGGTTCTCTACAAGTGCAGTTTTTTATATCTATCTTTTTGTTCAATATTTTAAAAATCTTAAAAAATGGCAAATTTTAATATTTTTTAATACTTGGATGTTTTTGATTTTCAATCCAATAGTTCACTACTTTTTCTATCAAACTGCTCTTGAACAGTTCTATTCAATCTTTTTAACAATAGCTTTTACAGTTTTTTATCCATTTGAAATAGTGGCTCATATTTTTAATTTTGCAGAATACTTTGATTGGATTTTAATCTATATTTTTAATTTTAGATTTGAAGTTTATGATACAGTTACACCTTTATGGTTTTTTGTGTTATATATAATAGCTTCTTTTGCTTCCATATATAGTAAAAAAGCTTTTTATATATTAAATATTATGATGTTAGGATTTAATTTTTATATTTACTTTTAA
- a CDS encoding response regulator transcription factor: MKKVLRKNINAKALFISDDKSIESEFQNEFKELIVLNNKLFSSLNDIENSDIIILDFDLKKDFINEIMELIAKKLAFVPIIAIGSKQSEEYLEKAINLKAYTFLAKPYTKNQLGLSILMCLNQTQRSDKFKLSEGVYYDKYKDQFFDKTNSMIEFTRLEKGFLKLLIDRLDEMTDYDMIQEEVWKGKKMSIFTMRNIVNKIRIKTYYDIIRNHSGRGYTIDLSNYSK; this comes from the coding sequence ATGAAAAAAGTATTAAGAAAAAATATAAATGCAAAAGCACTTTTTATAAGCGATGATAAGAGTATAGAGAGTGAATTTCAGAATGAATTTAAAGAATTAATTGTATTAAATAATAAATTATTTTCATCATTAAATGATATTGAGAATAGTGATATAATTATTTTAGATTTTGATTTGAAAAAAGACTTTATAAATGAAATAATGGAACTTATAGCTAAGAAACTAGCTTTTGTTCCAATTATTGCAATTGGTAGCAAACAAAGTGAAGAGTATTTAGAAAAAGCTATAAACCTAAAAGCATATACTTTTCTTGCAAAACCATATACTAAAAATCAATTAGGACTTTCTATTTTAATGTGTTTAAATCAAACACAAAGATCTGATAAATTTAAACTAAGCGAAGGTGTTTATTATGATAAATACAAAGATCAGTTTTTTGATAAAACAAATAGTATGATTGAGTTTACAAGACTTGAAAAAGGATTTTTAAAACTATTAATTGATAGATTAGATGAAATGACTGATTATGATATGATTCAAGAAGAGGTTTGGAAAGGTAAAAAAATGTCAATTTTTACTATGAGAAATATTGTAAATAAGATTAGAATAAAAACTTATTATGATATTATTAGAAACCATTCAGGAAGAGGTTATACAATAGACCTTAGTAACTATTCAAAATAA
- a CDS encoding NUDIX hydrolase — protein sequence MQNIISDIKTEELKESNYIKPIKVKFTQNGIKKTWEAVRSHDSVSILIYHTEKNAFVLVKQFRVPVYLNDKNVTFTYELCAGLVDKNISLEQIASEEIDEECGYKVDANKLIKITSFFTNVGISGAKQHLYFAKVDESMKIHSGGGINDEQIETYFLEKNNIDKFIFDEKKAKTPGLMFSLYWFLKKEKELNI from the coding sequence TTGCAAAATATCATAAGTGATATAAAAACAGAAGAGTTAAAAGAGTCAAACTATATAAAACCTATAAAAGTAAAATTCACTCAAAATGGAATAAAAAAAACTTGGGAAGCTGTAAGAAGTCATGATAGTGTATCAATTCTTATTTATCATACTGAAAAGAATGCTTTTGTGCTTGTAAAACAGTTTAGAGTTCCTGTTTATTTAAATGATAAGAATGTAACTTTTACTTATGAGCTTTGTGCAGGACTTGTAGATAAAAATATAAGTTTAGAACAGATTGCATCTGAAGAGATTGACGAAGAGTGTGGATATAAAGTAGATGCAAATAAGCTTATAAAAATTACATCATTTTTCACAAATGTTGGGATAAGTGGAGCAAAACAGCATTTATATTTTGCAAAAGTTGATGAAAGTATGAAAATCCACAGTGGTGGTGGAATAAATGATGAGCAAATAGAGACATATTTTTTGGAAAAAAACAATATTGATAAGTTCATTTTTGATGAAAAGAAAGCAAAGACTCCAGGACTTATGTTTAGCCTTTATTGGTTTTTGAAAAAAGAGAAAGAGCTTAATATATAG
- a CDS encoding BCCT family transporter, with protein sequence MNSTILKPVFVPSVLFISILVIFTFINPSLANEIFISTKNFISQKFAWLYMLSIAIFTFFAFFLALSKFGKFKLGPDQSKPSFSNFSWFAMLFSTGMGIGIVFWGIAEPVIHYTNPPIGAKESVESARNAMNIVFFHWGLNAWAIYAIVGLVLAYFSFRHGLPLSIRSALYPLIGDKIYGKIGHTVDTIAVLGTIFGIATSLGLGVLQINSGLNYVFDIDISLVNQIILIVLICAIAMVSVVLGLDSGIKRLSILNLFLAFALLVFVIIVGPSFYILDSFVQNIGVYLSNIVKQTFNMYSYEGKSSWLSSWTLFYWAWWISWAPFVGMFIARVSRGRTIREFIIGVLFVPVGFTFIWMTVFGNSALYLIINEGYTALSQAISNDVSIAIFKFLEFFPFSSVTSILVVILVAIFFITSSDSGSLVVDTIASGGKSNNPVWQRAFWASSQGIVAIAMLIAGGFEALQSASIIIGLPFAIILLISCWGIYKALNLEYIRSESLQHHMNAGRHGEICGTWQNRLNRIIEFPKPDETRKFIDKEIIEAMNIVKKELEKYAWIVEVTNNEKKSISTLRVEHSGDFDFIYEVRLRSYDTPPYAYPENINPQKEQKKYARAEVFLQDGNKAYDIYGYDIEVIVNDIIDQFEKHRHFLNNTSSLNPVVPVD encoded by the coding sequence ATGAATTCGACCATTTTAAAACCCGTCTTTGTGCCATCAGTGCTTTTTATATCTATATTAGTAATATTTACTTTTATAAATCCATCTTTGGCAAACGAAATTTTCATAAGTACTAAAAATTTCATCTCACAAAAATTTGCTTGGTTATATATGCTAAGTATCGCAATTTTTACCTTCTTTGCTTTTTTCCTTGCACTTTCAAAATTTGGCAAGTTTAAATTGGGTCCAGACCAGTCAAAACCATCTTTCTCAAATTTCTCTTGGTTTGCAATGTTATTTTCAACAGGAATGGGAATAGGAATAGTTTTCTGGGGAATAGCTGAACCAGTAATTCACTATACAAATCCTCCAATAGGAGCAAAAGAGAGTGTTGAATCTGCTAGAAATGCTATGAATATTGTATTTTTCCACTGGGGATTAAATGCATGGGCTATTTATGCTATTGTTGGATTAGTTTTAGCATATTTCTCTTTTAGACACGGATTACCTTTATCTATTAGATCTGCTTTATATCCATTAATTGGAGATAAAATATATGGAAAGATAGGTCATACGGTTGATACTATTGCAGTTTTAGGAACAATATTTGGTATTGCTACATCTTTAGGACTTGGTGTTTTACAGATAAATTCTGGTCTTAATTATGTTTTTGATATAGATATTAGTTTAGTAAATCAAATTATTTTAATTGTTCTTATTTGTGCAATAGCTATGGTTTCAGTAGTTTTAGGACTTGATTCTGGTATTAAAAGACTATCCATTTTAAACCTATTTTTGGCATTTGCCTTACTTGTTTTTGTAATAATAGTTGGACCTAGTTTTTATATTTTAGACTCTTTTGTACAAAATATTGGAGTTTATTTATCAAATATTGTAAAGCAAACTTTTAATATGTATTCCTATGAAGGAAAATCATCTTGGTTATCTTCTTGGACACTATTTTATTGGGCTTGGTGGATATCTTGGGCGCCATTTGTAGGAATGTTCATAGCAAGAGTTTCAAGAGGAAGAACTATAAGAGAGTTTATTATTGGAGTTTTATTTGTTCCTGTTGGATTTACATTTATATGGATGACTGTTTTTGGAAATAGTGCTTTATATTTAATTATTAATGAAGGATATACTGCTTTATCTCAAGCTATTTCAAATGATGTTTCAATAGCTATTTTTAAATTCTTAGAGTTTTTCCCTTTTTCAAGTGTAACTTCAATTTTGGTTGTAATTTTAGTTGCAATATTCTTTATTACATCTTCTGATAGTGGTTCTTTAGTTGTTGATACAATTGCAAGTGGAGGAAAATCCAATAATCCAGTTTGGCAAAGAGCTTTTTGGGCATCTTCTCAAGGTATTGTAGCTATTGCTATGCTTATTGCAGGAGGATTTGAAGCTTTACAATCAGCATCTATTATTATTGGTCTTCCATTTGCTATTATTTTGTTAATATCTTGCTGGGGAATTTATAAAGCTTTAAATCTAGAATATATTAGAAGTGAAAGCTTACAACATCATATGAATGCTGGAAGACATGGAGAAATATGTGGTACTTGGCAAAATAGATTAAATAGAATTATAGAGTTTCCAAAACCTGATGAAACTAGAAAATTTATTGATAAAGAGATTATTGAAGCTATGAATATAGTAAAAAAAGAGCTAGAAAAATATGCTTGGATAGTTGAAGTTACAAATAATGAAAAAAAATCTATTTCAACTTTAAGAGTTGAACACTCAGGAGATTTTGACTTTATTTATGAAGTAAGATTAAGAAGTTATGATACTCCACCTTATGCTTATCCTGAAAATATAAATCCTCAAAAAGAGCAGAAAAAGTATGCTAGAGCTGAAGTTTTTTTACAAGATGGAAATAAAGCTTATGATATTTACGGTTATGATATTGAAGTAATTGTAAATGATATTATAGATCAGTTTGAAAAACATAGGCACTTTTTAAATAATACTTCTAGTTTAAATCCTGTTGTTCCTGTTGATTAA